The following proteins are encoded in a genomic region of Neurospora crassa OR74A linkage group VI, whole genome shotgun sequence:
- a CDS encoding phosphatidylinositol 3-kinase tor2, with protein MSLTKEQAAATLETYIRDVRNRTSSDDARKRAARQIRDLVNVAKQEMGAEQFTAFFNTVNQRTMALIQGTDTCDRMGGVYILDALVDFDGIDLALKYSRFEQHIGYILRSKDVTPMQPAAVVLGKLCKPGGSLISELVDAEVKLALEWLQSERVEERRYAAVLILRELARNAPTLMYPYVNFVFEQSWIGLRDQRLLIRATSAETVSACFKIIRERDQAMKQEWMDKMFHEAVRGLKTNTVESVHASLLVLKELLEQGGMYMQTHYGEACDIVFRHKDAKDPAIRKTVVLLIPDLANYAPNDFASTYLHKFMIHLSHMLKKEKERNDAFLAIGNVANSVKSAIAPYLDDVLIYVRDGLSIQSRKRGSVDPVFDCISRLAVAVGQTLSKYMEALLDPIFACELTPKLTQALVDMAFYIPPVKATIQERLLDMLSKVLCGEPFRPLGAPHPNTLTSIPAIPKDPKDPSVQERGKAEVKLALNTLGSFDFSGHVLNEFVRDVAIKYVEDDDPEIREAAALTCCQLYVRDPIVNQTSYHALQVVADVIEKLLTVGVSDPDPGIRRTVLAALDERFDQHLAKAENIRTLFFALHDEQFAIREVAVSIIGRLARYNPAYVIPQLRKTIIQMLTELEYTDVARSKEESSKLLSLLTQHAQDLVKPYVNSITEVLLPKARDPTPSVAATVLQAIGELCTVGGESMLAYKDTLMPIIIDALQDQSAPIKREAALHTLGQLASNAGYVIKPYLEYPQLLEILQSIIRGEPQHGTLRQETIKLMGILGALDPYKHQVEERTDDNKRNNEAAQLTDVSLMMGGLTPSNEDYYPTVVINALLQILKDQSLVQWHGNVVDAIMSIFITLGLKCVQFLDRVVPAFISVIRASSNARLEFYFNHLSRLVSIVRQHIRVYLKDIIDVLQEYWHTTLALQSTILGLIESISRSLEGEFKIYLAKLLPLMLGVLEKDVSTKRQPSEKVFHAFLVFGSSAEEYMHLIIPVIVRLFDSHSQPLFLRKSAIETIGKLSSMVNLNDYASKIIHPLTRVLASGEPSLRVAALDTLCALMLQLGRDYLHFEHTVDKAISMYAIQHSNYEKAIEKLKKGEALPQNLAPRFEDISMEGFAAENNPPKKLTLNPVHLKQVWETKGKSTKDDWHEWFRKFSTTLLTESPNHSLRACASLASNYQPLARELFNSAFVSCWSELYEQFQEDLITNIENTIKSENVPPDLLGQLLNLAEFMEHDDKALPIDIRVLGREAARCHAYAKALHYKELEFLQDHNSGAVEALIVINNQLQQSDAAIGILRKVKTYREGIQLRESWFEKLERWDEALNFYCQREREIPEDQPVPVDIVMGKMRCYHALGEWDSLATLAGKTWANSAPEIQRRIAPLATTAAWGLGKWDSMDSYLQSMKRFSPDRAFFGAILALHRNQFREAMACIEQAREGLDTELSALVSESYNRAYQVVVRVQMLAELEELIVYKQCDGEKQATMRRTWETRLKGCQRNVEVWQRMLRLRSLVMTPQENMHMWTKFANLCRKSGRMGLAEKSLKQLIGTDSPLDSVIPYWHDRHPGSVGNRIASPILYAVLKFQWEIGQSPGFRNSEHRVAEKTLYCLQRFTQETAHRVETSRMHMAAHAQNGMEVQNQPGFAEFNEEMMHPQAQKHWLEQTVLLAKCYLRQGEWMVSLNKDDWQQRYRAEVLDCYYKATHYNNKWYKAWHAWALANFEVVQYLTGNREVDVRNNGEQNYIIQYVVPAVRGFFESIALSSGSSLQDTLRLLALWLTHGGHIDVHNAVTEGFTRVSVDTWLEVIPQLIARINQPHKRVQQSVHGLLADVGRAHPQALVYPLTVARKSWHNTRRVRSANQILESMRQHSLRLVEQAEIVSGELIRVAVLWHELWHEALEEASRLYFGDHNIEGMFATLEPLHELLEAGPQTLREISFAQTFGRDLSEARDWCRQYQETQDSNDLNQAWDLYYTVFRRITRQLPQMTSLELAYCSPNLLNAKDLELAVPGTYRSGQEVVRIMSFDATFSVISSKQRPRKLDIVGSDGKTYTFLLKGHEDIRQDERVMQLFGLCNTLLANDSECFKRHLNIQRYPAIPLSQNSGLLGWVPNSDTVHQLIREYRDSRKILLNIEHRIMLQMAPDYDNLTLMQKVEVFGYALDNTTGQDLYRVLWLKSKSSEAWLDRRTNYTRSLGVMSMVGYILGLGDRHPSNLMLDRITGKIIHIDFGDCFEVAMKREKYPERVPFRLTRMLTYAMEVSNIEGSFRTTCEHVMRVLRENKESVMAVLEAFIHDPLLNWRLTNPTSPPGPNFNAEREVAMPGGPGPRARRPSILDAPVAPTEFLAAQAAPGADGHGMGMSANPGRSRARTNSSAIYPTGSSMVNGHGNNQQEQQEVQNARALEVLDRVQQKLTGRDFKPHEELNVTDQVNKLIIEATKLENLCQHYIGWCSFW; from the exons ATGTCGCTCACAAAGGAGCAAGCAGCGGCAACGCTGGAAACATACATTCGCGATGTGAGGAATCGCACCTCTAGCGACGACGCGCGGAAGCGCGCTGCTCGGCAGATCAGAGATTTGGTAAACGTTGCGAAGCAAG AAATGGGCGCGGAGCAGTTTACGGCCTTTTTCAACACAGTCAACCAAAGGACCATGGCGCTTATACAAGGGACCGACACGTGTGACCGGATGGGCGGTGTTTACATCCTCGATGCTTTGGTCGACTTCGATGGTATCGACCTAGCCCTCAAGTACAGTCGCTTCGAGCAGCACATTGGCTACATCCTCCGCAGCAAAGACGTAACACCAATGCAGCCCGCCGCGGTCGTCTTGGGAAAGCTTTGCAAACCTGGCGGCTCTCTGATCTCAGAGCTTGTTGATGCCGAGGTCAAGCTGGCTCTGGAATGGCTCCAGTCAGAGCGAGTTGAAGAAAGGCGATATGCCGCCGTCCTTATTCTACGCGAGCTGGCACGCAACGCACCCACTCTCATGTACCCGTACGTTAACTTCGTCTTTGAGCAGTCCTGGATCGGCCTCCGAGATCAGCGACTGTTGATCCGAGCCACTTCTGCCGAGACAGTCAGTGCCTGCTTCAAGATTATTAGGGAACGTGATCAGGCCATGAAGCAGGAGTGGATGGACAAGATGTTCCATGAAGCCGTCAGGGGACTCAAGACAAACACTGTCGAGTCAGTCCATGCTTCTCTCTTGGTTCTCAAGGAGCTGCTAGAGCAGGGTGGCATGTACATGCAAACCCACTACGGCGAGGCATGCGATATCGTCTTCCGTCACAAGGACGCCAAGGACCCGGCTATTCGTAAGACGGtggtcctcctcatcccggACTTGGCCAACTACGCACCGAACGACTTTGCATCAACATATCTGCACAAGTTTATGATTCATCTTTCTCATATGCttaagaaggaaaaggaaaggaacgATGCCTTTCTCGCTATTGGTAACGTTGCCAACTCAGTCAAGAGCGCCATCGCTCCCTATCTCGATGACGTCCTCATATATGTTCGAGACGGCCTAAGTATACAGTCACGGAAGCGAGGTTCGGTCGACCCCGTCTTCGATTGTATTAGCCGTTTGGCCGTGGCCGTAGGTCAGACATTGAGCAAATATATGGAGGCGCTCCTGGATCCAATCTTCGCCTGCGAGCTCACCCCGAAACTAACCCAGGCTTTGGTTGACATGGCCTTCTACATTCCCCCAGTCAAGGCTACCATCCAGGAACGGTTGCTCGATATGCTCAGCAAGGTTTTGTGTGGAGAACCATTCCGACCGCTAGGAGCACCGCATCCCAACACACTCACTTCGATCCCGGCCATCCCAAAAGATCCCAAGGATCCATCAGTGCAGGAGCGAGGAAAGGCCGAGGTCAAATTGGCTTTGAACACCCTCGGCAGTTTTGATTTTTCAG GACATGTCTTGAACGAGTTCGTCCGCGACGTTGCGATCAAATACGTTGAAGATGACGATCCGGAAATCCGTGAGGCAGCTGCTCTCACCTGCTGTCAGCTTTACGTGCGCGACCCCATTGTCAACCAGACAAGTTACCATGCCCTCCAGGTGGTCGCAGATGTTATTGAGAAGCTCTTGACAGTCGGAGTTTCGGATCCGGATCCCGGCATCAGACGCACTGTTCTGGCCGCCCTCGACGAGCGCTTCGATCAGCACCTAGCCAAAGCTGAGAATATCCGGACCTTGTTTTTCGCCCTCCACGACGAACAATTCGCCATCAGAGAAGTTGCGGTTTCGATCATCGGACGTCTGGCTCGTTACAACCCGGCCTACGTCATTCCACAGTTGCGTAAGACCATTATTCAGATGCTAACGGAACTGGAATACACGGATGTGGCCAGGAGTAAAGAGGAGAGTTCCAAGTTGCTCAGTCTGCTTACGCAGCATGCCCAGGACTTGGTCAAGCCCTACGTGAACTCCATAACCGAGGTTCTCTTACCAAAAGCGCGTGATCCCACGCCTTCTGTGGCTGCAACTGTCCTTCAGGCGATTGGCGAGTTGTGCACGGTCGGCGGTGAATCGATGCTTGCTTACAAGGATACGTTGATGCCCATTATCATTGATGCCCTACAAGATCAGAGTGCTCCTATCAAGCGGGAAGCTGCTCTCCACACACTCGGTCAACTTGCTAGCAACGCTGGCTATGTCATCAAACCCTATCTCGAATATCCCCAACTTCTGGAGATTCTCCAGTCAATCATCCGCGGAGAGCCCCAACACGGCACATTGCGACAGGAGACCATCAAACTTATGGGCATCCTAGGCGCTCTGGACCCTTACAAACATCAG GTCGAAGAAAGGACTGATGACAACAAGCGGAACAATGAAGCCGCCCAACTGACTGATGTCTCTCTGATGATGGGTGGCCTAACACCATCTAATGAAGACTACTATCCGACCGTGGTGATCAACGCACTGCTTCAGATCCTGAAGGATCAGTCTTTAGTCCAGTGGCACGGAAACGTTGTCGATGCCATCATGAGCATTTTCATCACTCTGGGACTGAAGTGTGTACAGTTCCTTGATCGTGTGGTCCCCGCCTTCATATCAGTCATCCGTGCGTCGAGCAACGCCCGGCTTGAGTTCTACTTCAATCACTTGAGCAGGCTGGTCAGTATCGTTCGCCAACACATCCGAGTTTATCTCAAGGACATCATCGATGTTCTTCAGGAGTACTGGCACACAACTCTCGCGCTTCAGAGCACTATCCTGGGGCTGATAGAGTCAATCTCGCGGTCTCTTGAGGGCGAGTTCAAGATTTACCTCGCCAAGTTACTCCCACTTATGCTAGGCGTGCTCGAGAAGGATGTTAGCACGAAGCGGCAACCTAGCGAGAAAGTGTTCCACGCGTTCCTGGTATTTGGCTCAAGCGCCGAAGAGTACATGCATTTGATAATCCCAGTTATTGTACGCCTCTTCGACAGTCACAGCCAGCCATTGTTCCTTCGGAAATCGGCTATCGAGACGATCGGCAAGCTTTCGAGCATGGTGAACTTGAACGACTACGCGTCAAAGATCATCCATCCTCTGACTCGTGTGTTGGCTAGTGGCGAGCCGAGTCTTCGGGTAGCGGCTTTGGACACACTTTGCGCCCTTATGCTGCAACTAGGACGCGACTACTTGCATTTCGAGCACACAGTCGACAAGGCGATCTCCATGTATGCCATCCAGCACTCGAATTACGAAAAGGCCATCGAGAAGCTAAAGAAGGGCGAGGCCCTCCCACAAAATCTCGCTCCTCGGTTTGAAGACATCTCCATGGAGGGCTTTGCTGCCGAAAACAACCCGCCCAAGAAGTTGACCCTGAATCCGGTGCATCTCAAGCAAGTGTGGGAAACAAAGGGCAAGTCCACCAAGGACGATTGGCATGAGTGGTTCAGGAAGTTTAGCACAACTCTTCTTACCGAGTCGCCGAACCATTCCTTGCGTGCTTGTGCCAGCTTGGCCAGCAACTACCAGCCTCTTGCGCGTGAGCTCTTCAACTCGGCCTTCGTGTCCTGCTGGAGCGAGCTTTATGAACAGTTCCAG GAGGACTTGATCACCAACATTGAGAATACGATCAAATCGGAGAACGTGCCACCGGATCTCCTTGGCCAGCTCCTCAACCTTGCCGAGTTCATGGAGCACGATGATAAGGCGCTGCCTATTGACATAAGAGTATTGGGACGTGAGGCCGCACGTTGCCACGCATACGCAAAGGCTCTTCACTATAAAGAGCTCGAGTTTTTGCAGGACCATAATAGTGGTGCAGTGGAGGCTTTGATTGTCATCAACAACCAGCTTCAGCAATCCGATGCTGCCATCGGTATTCTTCGTAAAGTCAAGACCTACAGGGAGGGTATCCAGTTGCGCGAGAGTTGGTTCGAGAAGCTCGAGCGTTGGGACGAGGCCCTCAACTTCTACTGCCAACGTGAGCGCGAAATTCCCGAAGACCAGCCTGTTCCCGTCGACATTGTGATGGGCAAGATGCGTTGTTATCACGCTCTTGGCGAGTGGGATTCTCTGGCTACGCTTGCTGGAAAGACCTGGGCCAATTCGGCCCCTGAAATTCAGAGACGCATTGCTCCATTGGCCACAACCGCTGCCTGGGGTCTCGGCAAATGGGACTCGATGGACAGCTACCTTCAGTCAATGAAGCGCTTCTCCCCAGATAGAGCTTTCTTCGGTGCGATTCTGGCCCTTCACCGCAATCAGTTCAGGGAGGCTATGGCATGCATCGAGCAAGCTCGCGAAGGACTGGATACCGAGCTTAGTGCGCTTGTTAGCGAGTCTTACAACCGGGCTTATCAGGTTGTAGTACGCGTCCAGATGCTCGCGGAGCTGGAAGAGCTCATTGTCTACAAGCAATGCGACGGAGAGAAGCAGGCTACCATGCGCAGAACCTGGGAGACTCGTCTCAAGGGCTGCCAGCGCAATGTCGAGGTATGGCAACGCATGCTGCGTTTGAGATCGCTTGTCATGACTCCGCAGGAGAACATGCATATGTGGACCAAGTTTGCCAACCTTTGTCGCAAGTCGGGCCGCATGGGACTCGCCGAAAAGTCACTCAAGCAGCTTATTGGAACCGACTCGCCATTGGACTCTGTCATTCCCTACTGGCACGATCGCCATCCGGGCTCGGTCGGCAACAGAATCGCGTCTCCGATCTTGTATGCGGTTCTGAAGTTCCAGTGGGAGATTGGACAGTCACCAGGATTCCGCAATTCGGAGCACAGGGTTGCCGAGAAGACGCTGTACTGCCTGCAGAGGTTCACGCAGGAGACTGCGCACCGCGTTGAAACCTCGCGTATGCACATGGCTGCCCATGCACAGAACGGCATGGAGGTGCAAAACCAGCCAGGGTTTGCCGAGTTCAATGAAGAGATGATGCATCCACAGGCACAGAAACACTGGCTTGAGCAGACTGTCTTGCTGGCCAAGTGCTATCTACGCCAGGGTGAGTGGATGGTCTCGCTGAACAAGGACGATTGGCAGCAGAGGTACCGCGCCGAAGTCCTTGACTGCTACTACAAGGCTACCcactacaacaacaagtgGTACAAGGCTTGGCACGCATGGGCTCTGGCCAACTTCGAAGTCGTTCAGTACCTGACAGGAAACCGTGAGGTTGATGTGCGCAACAATGGGGAGCAGAATTACATCATTCAATACGTGGTGCCTGCTGTTCGCGGATTCTTTGAATCCATCGCGCTGTCCTCTGGCAGCTCTTTGCAGGACACTCTGCGCCTCTTGGCTTTGTGGCTCACACACGGTGGCCACATTGATGTCCATAACGCCGTCACTGAAGGGTTTACGCGTGTTAGTGTTGATACCTGGCTTGAGGTCATACCCCAGTTGATCGCCAGAATCAACCAGCCTCACAAGAGGGTGCAGCAGTCAGTCCATGGGTTATTAGCCGACGTTGGTCGTGCTCACCCCCAGGCGTTGGTGTATCCGTTGACAGTCGCAAGAAAGTCCTGGCACAACACGCGTAGGGTACGGTCGGCCAACCAAATTCTTGAAAGTATGCGTCAGCACAGTCTCCGGCTTGTTGAGCAAGCGGAGATTGTCAGTGGTGAGCTCATTCGCGTCGCAGTGCTCTGGCACGAGTTGTGGCACGAGGCCCTCGAGGAAGCTTCGCGCTTGTACTTTGGCGACCACAACATCGAGGGCATGTTTGCCACTCTCGAGCCGCTTCACGAGTTGCTGGAGGCTGGCCCGCAAACCCTTAGAGAGATCTCTTTCGCCCAGACCTTTGGCCGTGATCTGAGCGAAGCGCGGGATTGGTGCCGTCAGTATCAAGAGACGCAAGACTCCAATGACCTTAACCAGGCATGGGACCTGTACTACACGGTGTTCCGTCGTATCACCCGCCAACTTCCGCAGATGACCTCCCTCGAGTTGGCTTACTGCTCGCCTAATTTGCTAAACGCCAAGGATCTCGAACTTGCTGTGCCCGGAACGTACCGCAGTGGCCAGGAGGTTGTTAGGATCATGTCTTTTGACGCCACCTTCAGCGTGATCAGCTCCAAACAGCGGCCTCGCAAGCTCGATATCGTTGGCAGCGACGGCAAGACATACACTTTCCTTCTCAAGGGACACGAAGATATCCGCCAAGATGAGCGTGTCATGCAGCTGTTCGGTCTTTGCAATACTTTGTTGGCCAACGACTCGGAATGCTTCAAACGACACCTCAATATTCAGCGATACCCGGCTATTCCCCTTTCACAGAACTCTGGTCTTCTCGGCTGGGTCCCCAACAGTGACACTGTCCATCAGTTGATTCGGGAGTACAGAGATTCCAGAAAAATTCTCCTTAACATTGAGCATCGTATCATGTTGCAGATGGCTCCCGACTACGACAACCTTACGCTTATGCAAAAGGTTGAGGTCTTTGGATATGCTCTTGATAATACCACTGGCCAAGATCTGTACCGTGTCCTGTGGCTGAAGAGCAAGTCTTCTGAGGCCTGGCTGGATCGGAGAACAAACTACACACGTTCTCTTGGTGTCATGTCGATGGTCGGCTACATCCTCGGCTTGGGTGATCGCCATCCTAGCAACTTGATGCTTGACCGTATCACGGGCAAGATCATCCACATTGATTTCGGTGACTGCTTCGAAGTAGCCATGAAGCGCGAGAAGTATCCTGAGCGGGTGCCGTTCAGACTGACTCGCATGCTCACATATGCTATGGAAGTTAGTAACATAGAGGGTAGTTTCCGTACCACCTGTGAGCATGTGATGAGGGTGTTGCGCGAGAACAAGGAGAGTGTCATGGCTGTCCTTGAAGCT TTCATTCACGATCCTTTGCTCAACTGGCGCTTGACCAACCCCACCAGCCCGCCTGGTCCCAACTTCAACGCCGAGCGAGAGGTCGCCATGCCCGGTGGCCCTGGTCCGCGCGCCCGCAGGCCATCAATCCTTGACGCTCCCGTGGCACCCACCGAGTTCCTTGCCGCGCAGGCTGCTCCTGGTGCGGATGGGCATGGAATGGGGATGTCCGCTAACCCCGGACGCTCCCGTGCCCGCACCAATTCGTCTGCCATCTATCCGACTGGTAGCAGCATGGTTAATGGCCATGGAAACAACCAGCAAGAGCAACAGGAGGTTCAGAACGCGCGCGCCCTCGAGGTCTTGGACCGTGTGCAGCAGAAGCTCACTGGTCGCGACTTCAAGCCTCATGAGGAGCTCAATGTTACTGATCAGGTCAACAAGCTGATCATCGAGGCCACCAAGCTTGAGAACCTGTGCCAGCACTACATAGGATGGTGCAGTTTCTGGTAG
- a CDS encoding DUF602 domain-containing protein, whose product MGNDGGSIPKRRELVKEAARNPTISELKATAFESLNHAWTHDPISSEPIDLETVVSDWRGRLYNYESILKGLMPGSNDDSSENKQDTTSPALVNTSTNSSSVGNGESTATPTAIFATELSFASTGIKSLRDVVKLKFKRYTPPGGGNKKEKEIFACPVTLKELGPSTKSVYLVPCGHVFAEMAIQMITEEVCPECSEPFKSEDVIPILPTDKADIQRLSKRMEDLKTKGLTHSLKKDKSASKEKKKNKRTADEANGDADKEKETKKAKKSAGESISSRVSGINNAATAALTARVLADQDEAMKRRKLAAAGLR is encoded by the coding sequence atgggTAATGACGGAGGCTCCATCCCCAAGCGACGCGAGCTCGTCAAAGAAGCAGCGCGCAACCCGACAATAAGCGAGCTTAAAGCCACCGCCTTCGAATCGCTCAACCACGCCTGGACCCACGATCCCATCTCTTCCGAGCCCATTGATCTCGAAACCGTCGTGTCTGACTGGCGCGGCCGTCTCTACAATTACGAATCCATCCTCAAGGGGCTGATGCCCGGTAGTAACGATGACTCCTCCGAGAACAAACAAGACACAACATCTCCCGCGCTTGTTAATACCAGCACCAATAGCAGTAGCGTGGGCAACGGTGAGTCGACGGCAACGCCAACAGCCATCTTCGCGACCGAGCTAAGCTTCGCCTCCACCGGCATCAAATCCCTTCGCGACGTGGTCAAGCTCAAGTTCAAGCGGTACACGCCGCCCGGGGGTGgcaacaaaaaagaaaaggaaatctTTGCGTGTCCCGTTACGCTCAAAGAGCTGGGACCATCTACAAAATCCGTCTATCTGGTCCCTTGCGGCCACGTCTTTGCCGAGATGGCGATACAGATGATCACAGAGGAGGTGTGCCCAGAGTGCAGCGAACCATTCAAGTCAGAGGACGTTATTCCCATTCTGCCGACCGATAAGGCGGATATTCAACGGTTATCGAAGCGGATGGAGGATCTCAAGACGAAAGGCCTGACGCACAGTCTGAAAAAGGACAAGAGCGCcagcaaggagaagaaaaagaacaagCGCACGGCTGACGAGGCCAATGGTGACGCtgacaaggagaaggagactaagaaggccaagaagagtGCTGGTGAGAGTATATCTAGCCGGGTGAGTGGCATCAACAACGCCGCCACGGCTGCGCTCACTGCTAGGGTATTAGCGGACCAGGATGAAGCCATGAAGCGACGTAAACTAGCAGCTGCTGGACTTCGATGA
- a CDS encoding glucosidase 2 subunit beta, which translates to MRRTAALVLLSTIAPTGTIAATESVPRGVGPEFAKFYANKETFTCISNPSIVLKSSQVNDNSCDCPDGSDEPGTSACSHLDPLSPEQPLPGSVTGTTNTTRALPGFWCENKGHIGAYIPFMYVNDGVCDHELCCDGTDEALHVGGTKCENRCASIGKEYRRLQEERRQSKERSAKQRRTLVKEASELRRRVESKVASLKEEIANLEVQKAELQKKYDEVERAERGKVVKAPGEGGKLGVLVGLAKKRVDELRDTLDKVLDQRDDLQDRVDQLEDILSKLKEEYNPNFNDEGVKAAVQGYENYAAGKSTEKKSEVVDADVLEVLKEDGPDSGINWAEFQEEESSDADIVYNLEAYLPPSVRPFIHSKISSLKVWLIENGVLADNPTTGGPTESKLVKAARDALEAARAEHTTKTSQLADEERDLAKDYGPDDIFRALKGQCVSADVGEYEYELCWFDRTTQKSKKGHGNTNMGNFERITTEIADEEDRVDGKGLGKGPRMVLRFENGQGCWNGPQRRTDVWLACAEKDELWRVSESEKCVYRMEVGTPAACEDVGEPGAGTKGHDEL; encoded by the exons ATGAGACGGACTGCTGCTTTGGTGCTGTTGAGCACCATTGCTCCCACTGGCACTATCGCTGCTACTGAGAGCGTCCCCAGAGGAGTTGGGCCTGAAT TCGCAAAGTTCTACGCAAACAAGGAAACCTTCACCTGTATCAGCAACCCCTCGATCGTCCTCAAGTCCTCCCAAGTCAACGACAACTCCTGCGACTGCCCCGACGGCTCCGACGAGCCGGGAACCTCAGCATGCTCGCACCTGGACCCCCTCTCGCCCGAGCAGCCTCTGCCCGGTTCCGTGACGGGCACTACCAACACCACGCGCGCCCTGCCCGGCTTCTGGTGTGAGAACAAGGGCCACATCGGTGCCTACATCCCCTTCATGTACGTCAACGACGGCGTGTGCGACCATGAACTCTGCTGCGACGGCACCGACGAGGCCCTCCACGTCGGCGGCACCAAGTGTGAGAACCGCTGCGCGTCCATTGGGAAGGAGTACCGCCGCCTCCAGGAGGAGCGTCGGCAGAGCAAGGAGCGGTCGGCCAAGCAGAGACGGACTCTCGTCAAAGAAGCGAGCGAGCTGCGTCGGCGCGTGGAGAGCAAGGTTGCTAGTttgaaggaggagattgCCAACTTGGAGGTGCAGAAGGCGGAGTTGCAGAAAAAGTACGATGAGGTTGAGCGGGCTGAGAGAGGCAAGGTGGTCAAGGCGCCGGGCGAGGGCGGTAAGCTGGGTGTTTTGGTTGGACTGGCCAAGAAGCGCGTTGATGAGCTGAGGGATACCCTTGATAAGGTGCTGGATCAGCGCGACGACTTGCAGGATCGCGTCGATCAGCTGGAGGATATCTTGAGTAAGCTCAAGGAGGAGTATAACCCCAACTTCAACGACGAGGGTGTCAAGGCGGCTGTTCAGGGCTACGAGAACTATGCTGCCGGCAAGTCTACTGAGAAGAAGTCGGAGGTCGTTGATGCCGATGTTTTGGAGGTCCTCAAGGAGGATGGCCCCGATTCGGGCATCAACTGGGCTGAGTtccaggaggaagagagcaGCGATGCCGATATTG TCTACAACCTAGAAGCCTACCTCCCGCCCTCCGTCCGCCCCTTTATCCACTCCAAGATCTCCTCTCTCAAAGTCTGGCTGATTGAGAACGGCGTCCTTGCCGACAACCCAACCACCGGCGGCCCTACGGAATCCAAGCTAGTCAAGGCCGCGCGCGACGCGCTCGAGGCTGCCCGCGCCGAGCACACCACCAAGACGTCGCAGCTCGCCGACGAGGAGCGCGACTTAGCCAAGGACTACGGGCCCGACGACATCTTCCGCGCACTCAAGGGCCAGTGCGTCAGCGCCGACGTGGGCGAGTACGAGTATGAGCTGTGCTGGTTCGATCGTACGACCCAAAAGAGCAAGAAGGGCCATGGCAACACCAATATGGGCAACTTTGAGCGGATCACTACCGAAATtgccgatgaggaggatcGCGTGGATGGAAAGGGCCTGGGTAAGGGGCCgaggatggtgttgaggtttgAGAATGGTCAGGGGTGCTGGAACGGGCCGCAGAGACGGACAGATGTGTGGTTGGCGTGTGCTGAGAAGGATGAGCTGTGGAGGGTTAGTGAGAGCGAGAAGTGTGTTTACAGGATGGAGGTGGGCACGCCAGCTGCTTGTGAGGATGTGGGAGAGCCTGGGGCTGGGACCAAGGGTCATGATGAGCtttga